In Lolium rigidum isolate FL_2022 chromosome 7, APGP_CSIRO_Lrig_0.1, whole genome shotgun sequence, the DNA window gatccaagaacaacaacaaaagGTTCTGACATATCTATCTGCATTCTCTCCTTTTGTATCTATCCTGCTTCCTTACTTCCTTGAACTGCTTTACTTTATCGTTAACACTTTCTGAAGATAAGCATGCGGTGTTAATTTGGGAGATATATGTGAATATAATTTACTGATCTAATTAGTTATCAGTAAAAGAAGAACAGAGATATAGTTTATTGATCTAGCTAGCTAGTCACAATAAAAGAAGAACagagagttgcattttctacataCACATGGTGTCTTCAAAATGGCATCAATCTGTAAGAAGTGAATTGAGCAAAAGTGTTCCAACAATATTTTTTACTACATCTAGAACAACACCACCATTTTGAAGGTGAAATAAAAGGAAATCACTTGGATATAGAAGTTCGGAGTTATACATGGCCGTCGCCCGCTCGGATGTATTACCACAGTATAACAAACAAAAACCACCCTTACTACGTCTGACCCATTTGGCATCAGCAATAATGAACTTTGACGTGCAAGGAGCTTGCCTTACAGCACCAATATTAAGAGCCAATAAAAGGCTAGCAAGAAGGTCGATAACAATAATAAACATTGGTTGACCTAAAATTACTCAACATGCAATTCAGTAAGCATATCAGGAAACCTGGTCGCTACTAATACTGTTAATTCATACTACTCCACTACCGGCAATTCTGATTCGCTAATATTCCGGCTAAACAAAATTATAAAAAAATTGAGATATATCATATGGCATAATTACACTTCCTAGGTACTCTTGGATTTAAAAGTATTTGTTATGATTAATCTCTAGTTTTTTTATAAACCTGCAATTCAAATTTTCCAACAGTTATTTGAACATCTTCTTTTCGCGAACAGCTTTCCAacatataaatttcttacaaTCATGCTGAATAATATTTTGCAAGTTCACCTAAAATATTGTGAGAAGAAGACATAATGAAATTACATTTGGGAACGATTCATCGGAAGAACCTTACCTTTCAACAAATGAATCAATTCAGCAGACCATGGCAATTGGCAATTGAAAGGGCTCTGGCTGACGAAGAGCATATGGATGTATGGAGATCCCTGATGTCGATTCTGCTCATGGGCGTAAATAGCGTGCAAACCCACTGTATGACCATTAGCTTGTTAGCAACTTATGCTTACTAAATTTGATTGTGTTCATATTGCTGATATATAAACAGTAGGTGGTTGCCATACCAGAGAAGGACGACACAACTAACATCTAAGAATTGAGTTCTGAATAACTTGGCGAGCTTACTGAATGCCACCGACACAATTTGCAGCCTGAAAATACATTGCTCAAGAATTAATTTTAGGAGTACAAATATGACAGTAgctattaaaattttaaaaacagTATACCTGCAGAATCATGTCTGAGCTTTTCATGTGTTTATCCTGAAGTCCATAAGCCACAAAGCCTGTCATATTTCAGAAGGCTCTGCCGGTTAGACATAAATATGTTCTAAGGCTAACAGCGAATGCAGCAAGCTAACAATTGTTATCAATGTTGAATATATACATGATCAGTACTGTTCATCTATGAACAAAGCTGCTCCTCATGTGCCATCTTCGTAGGGTCAATTCTCTCAAACCACTTCATCTAGGCTCTGAACAAAGCATCATGAATCCCAACCAGAAGTACAGGCCGTGAAGAAAAAAAATCACCTTGCCTCAAGTAAGCGCGGAAAAAAGCTGCCCGCCCCGGAGCAGGGGATCTGCCCCGCCTTTCTCGTCCAACAACAGGAGGCCTAACCGTCCTAGAACACTCCGGGGCTCCAGGCCTGTCCGGCTCGACAGCGGAGGATGCCAAGCTGAAGGAGACAGTTCACCGGGGGCCAACAACACACTGACCACTTAGGAACCAAAGCACATGAACCTGCATTCAGAAGAACAATCTTCTATGAAACAAAGaataacaacaacaaaataagCTGAATGTAAACAAACAGAATTCACGGAAAAGGGCTTACCCTCAAGACAACCACGCCAAGAAAATATTGATGAAGATGCAAGACAAAGAAGATGAACAGAGGACATGAATCAGGGCATCATCTACAGTCTCCACACAGGAGATTGGAGGAGAAAATAAAAGCAGATATGTGGAGAAGCAAAGTAAGCAGGCAGCAGGACTGCTGCCCTGCTGTCCCCGGCATCTGGGAGGAGCCGACTCAGTCCACGACCGCCTCGCGGAGAAGAGAATTCAGACTGAAAAAGGTGGGGGTGCGCGCCGCTCAGGGCAGGAGGAGGTCCGTGAAGATGGAGTTAAATCATTGGCCCATGGCCATGGAGGCCAACGGCTGGCCTCGTGAAACCCTCCGGCACGCAGACGGTGGCAGTCCCCAGCCTGCCTCCCTCCGACGCTAGGCGACGCCCAGGCGCTGCTCCTCCTGTCACGGGATCGCAGCGCATCGGCCCGTGGCCGTGGCGGCCAGCCGCCAGCAAAGACCTCCTGTAGACAGGCGCACGAACCCTCCCCTCCCTTTACCGAGGATAATTTTTTTGACAGCCACTTTACCGAAGACGGTGGATTTGAGGAGATCTTATCCTTGGAAATCTACGGAAGCCACCCAACTCGAATCCATAGGGACTCGGGAGGAGGATGAGTCTGTGCGCTACGatgccaaaacaaaaaacaatggAGATGCTCGTGATGGGACACGCATGCAGCACCGCTTTGACTTGCTGAACCAACACGTGAAGAAACAGCACGCGACTACAGTTACACCAGCGACACCGACACATCAGAAGGCGGTGTGCAATCAGAACTTCACCAAAAAATATTAGAGAGAACCTAAACTGCACACAGAGAAAACCAGCAGAAACTAAACCCTTGAAACATGTTACGTGTCAATACCACGTTTATTCAGAGTAGGCCTCAAAATTCCGACAAAAGCGAAGTTGTTCCCTCTTAGTATATTAGATATGATAGTGAAAAGTGCAAATAACTTGAAACTTGTCAAGATGCATAAATTGTTCAGGGTTCGCGTCAACTGAATATCAGGAAATGAAGTGAAACATTTTCAAATCAAACCCAAGTGAACATCATCTTGTACTAAGAAGGCATCAAAACAACATAAGTCTTCTACAACCAAAAACAACCTGAGAAGAAAACTAAAATTCTGAGCTACAGCGAAAGATACCAAAACCATAACGTAAAGCAGGCCAAAAACTCAACGATACCAAAACTGTACAGCCTACACAAATAATTAGCGCACAATATCCTTCAACAGATATGATTTGCATGCGGCAACCAAAATATCGAGTAAAAAGGCCAAAGGCTAGAAGCACGTAACCATATACAGCCAGTTACGCCTTCACTAGAGGGCCATCAATATCAGGTGGATTCTTTGCAGAGATAAACGCAAAATTATAGGGATGGTATTCATCCCTGAGCTGTATTAGCAAAGCATTTAGGCTGAAATACATAAACACCACCTGGAATTGATGTATTTAATGAAAACGTGacctcatgttttttttttccatAAAGGGAGAAcctcccggcctctgcatcaaggaATGCACACAGCCATCATGATCTCAGTAGAGAAAACCTAACATACTATAAGAAATCATTTATCACATAGAAGGATTGGCatgagaactttcacgtcacatcTAATTTTAGTAACAGTAAGTACATGTCGAGGAACAAGATGCAGCAAGAGAATAAACTGAGCATAAATAGGAATTAGGAGATCGATGCGAGTGAAAATACTCAGCAATGATGTAATACCGGCTATGCACAAGCAGAGATGCTATCACACACTCCAGCTCAAAACAACAATATTCCACTAAAAAAATTGGCAAAACCTCCCATAAACATGCTTATATGGACACGGATGAGACAATCGAAAGTATGCAGATCCTAGACAAATGTGAGAGCAAACATTCCACTGCAAAACATATATGGCACTCGAGCCTGTGATCACTACTACCCCACGGAAAAGAGGGCGAGCCACACGAAACTGTCCCACGTAAATTCCGGCGGCGCTCGCCTGTCCTCTCCATCCCCTCACCGCCGCCGGAGCTCACCGCTGGGCAAAGCCCAGagggtgacggcggcggcgaggtcctTCCCTCATGtggcggcgaggtgctgcggcatCCCCGCGGCGaacagggaacatcggcattacaGGGTGTGCGGCTCCCACGCGGTGTAGTACCCACTTGATGATACTGACCACCCAGGACTGGTCTGTAAGCTAGAACAGCCGCAGGAGGATGAAGAGATGAAGATGTCAGTTAATGCACGGCGTCTGGTTTACCACATGACACATCAGTTGGGTGGCACAGACTCAATACTGAGCTGGTGTAGAAGAAACAGCAACGCCGATATGTGGGGGCTGTGTCCAATCAGGAAGCAGCTGAGAAGTACCCACTTGATGATACTTACCAGGATTGGTCGGTAAGCTAGAAGAGACGTAGCAATACAAAGGGCTGAAGATGTCGATCATGGCACCACGTCTGGTTTACCCAACCACACAGAAGTCAGCATGGCACAGACTCCAGATTgagttggggaagaagaagcTGCAACACCTGTATGTGGCTGTATGTGGCAGTGCAGGAGCCGCAGAAGTCAGGGATGGAGTTGGTACAGCAGGAGTCACATGCAAGAAGCACCCCAGGGACGGTGCCCAAGTTTGGTGCAGCTAAGAAGCATGAACAGTCATGTGGACCGACCCCTGAAAGGACTTAGCATTGCCGTCTGCATGTACTTGTACTTGCTCCCACTTAATGATGCTATCAGGGTTCTGTCTACACACACTCTCCATGTGGCCTAAATGGCCACAATGGTCGCAGGAACCGATATAGGTGCATTTGGCACCACAGTGTCCAACAACACCGCACTTGAAGCAGATCATCCCCTGCCCTTGGCTTGGTCGGTAATGTGGAATCCGCCTCACAATTCTGTGCGGGTTCTCTCTGCACAATAGGTCCTTGTGGCCAGGTTTTCCACACCACTGACAGTCACCGCTAAAGGTGCACTCTACAGCGCAGTGTCTATCACCACACCTAAAGCAGATCAAGCGCTTCCTTTTAGCTCTCTTGGCCTTCTTGGACTTCTTGGACTTCTTGAAAACAGTTTGCTTAGTAAGCTCGCTTCCCCCAGGGTTACTCCTCTTCAGCTGCTTTCTCCTTGCTGCTTTGGACAGTTTGTCTGTCTTCATTTCTCGAGGTTGCTCAACTTCAGATTTCTTATCTGCCTTGCCATTGGCATCGCTTTGAGGATCGCACAAAATATTCGGCACCTCATGGTTGGTAACTTGAGTCGCGTCTGATGAACTTAAAACTATGTTCTTTGACTTATCCAAATCAACCTTATTGCCACTTGATGTGCTGCTTATGTATGGTGACTGTGCTAATGGTGGTTCTCCAGCGACAAGGCTTTTCCAGAGCCAAACACTCTTTGCTGCAGCAATAAGGGTTTGAGACACATTTGGAGGATTTGCCAATAAAATATTGTATCGCCTCATTTTAAGCTTATGAATGGCATTAGAGAAGTCCCGGTCACCGGAGATGAGCAGATAATTTGCTGGTGGAGGATTGTCAAGAGCCCAGAACAGCATGTCAACCAAGATTTTCTTATCActtgcatcttttttttttttttttgcgggggaaagGACTAAACTAGATCATAGATGGATTACAATCAAGAGCATTTGCTGCAACAGCTTCTGCTGGGAAGTTTGCAAGCCAAAATGCAGTGCGCTTCTGAACTCTGCCCATCCTAGCTAAGGAGTGACCCACACCATTAGCCACTCTGCCAATCTTAGCTATATAAATATTCCTTTCCCGGATTAGGTCTCGAATAACATTTACTCTGAAGGCATAAGCTGATAGATTAGGCGTTCTTTCCTTTATCAGCTCCAGGGCCTCTAGGCAATCCGTCTCCAAGCTGAACTCCAGATTCGACCACTGAAGCGCCAGTTTCAGGCCTTCCTCGATGGCCATAAGTTCAGCCTCTGTGGCATCACGGCAGCTCGCTCCCGGATGACGGCAAGCCGCATAGATCATCCTGCCCGAAGAATCTCTGAGCACCATGCCTGCACCTGCACTCGCCGGATCATAGGCACCATCAACATTCAGCTTCGCTTTACCTCGATCGGGTGGTACCCAACTTTGGTTCTTAGCCCCATTTATGTTGGTCCCAGCTTGGTTCCTTTCTAAACCCTTGGTCATGCGAGATGACCATTTTTCCTTTAGCCACGTCCTTCTCCGGCCATTGCTTGATCATCAGGAGGGAGTTAAGATAGCTCACTAAGAACCGCCGCGATCCTTCAATAGAGGGACATGGCTTGTCATGAGTCATCTCATTGTGGCCATGCCATATGCGCCAGATGGTCATCAATGTCATAGCGCGCTGTATCTCAGTCAAGTTCTGTAGCAGCTGTAGCAGCCATTCTCTGCCTGTGTTCTTCAGCATCTCATCAGGGGGTAGTTCCCACACTTCTCTCATAGCCGCCCAAAGGCTTCGGCATGCGGGCATCGGACAAAGATATGAAAGGAATCCTCTTCTTCGTACCACAAACTTGGCGGATGGCCGTAGTCGCCATCTTTCGCCTATACATATTGCTTTGTGTGG includes these proteins:
- the LOC124674328 gene encoding uncharacterized protein LOC124674328 isoform X2, which produces MGEFAAAKTSVWWDIENCCVPRSCDPQLIVQNMSSALAAAGYRGPISVSAYGDTNGISQPVLHALSSTGVSLNHVPAGVKDASDKKILVDMLFWALDNPPPANYLLISGDRDFSNAIHKLKMRRYNILLANPPNVSQTLIAAAKSVWLWKSLVAGEPPLAQSPYISSTSSGNKVDLDKSKNIVLSSSDATQVTNHEVPNILCDPQSDANGKADKKSEVEQPREMKTDKLSKAARRKQLKRSNPGGSELTKQTVFKKSKKSKKAKRAKRKRLICFRCGDRHCAVECTFSGDCQWCGKPGHKDLLCRENPHRIVRRIPHYRPSQGQGMICFKCGVVGHCGAKCTYIGSCDHCGHLGHMESVCRQNPDSIIKWEQVQVHADGNAKSFQGSVHMTVHAS
- the LOC124674328 gene encoding uncharacterized protein LOC124674328 isoform X1 — encoded protein: MGEFAAAKTSVWWDIENCCVPRSCDPQLIVQNMSSALAAAGYRGPISVSAYGDTNGISQPVLHALSSTGVSLNHVPAENAGVKDASDKKILVDMLFWALDNPPPANYLLISGDRDFSNAIHKLKMRRYNILLANPPNVSQTLIAAAKSVWLWKSLVAGEPPLAQSPYISSTSSGNKVDLDKSKNIVLSSSDATQVTNHEVPNILCDPQSDANGKADKKSEVEQPREMKTDKLSKAARRKQLKRSNPGGSELTKQTVFKKSKKSKKAKRAKRKRLICFRCGDRHCAVECTFSGDCQWCGKPGHKDLLCRENPHRIVRRIPHYRPSQGQGMICFKCGVVGHCGAKCTYIGSCDHCGHLGHMESVCRQNPDSIIKWEQVQVHADGNAKSFQGSVHMTVHAS